In Streptomyces nodosus, one DNA window encodes the following:
- a CDS encoding serine hydrolase domain-containing protein — MSLQSLALIENWPVPTASAAVVRADGAVLGTHGPVDHRFPLASVTKPLAAYAALVAYEEGAIELDEPAGPPGSTVRHLLAHTSGLAFDEHRVTSAPGERRLYSNAGFEVLGDHVAKAADIPFGEYARQAVLVPLGMTATTLDGSPAKDGVSTVEDLARFAAEVQAPRLLDPRTVAEAMTVQYAGTKGVLPGYGHQNPNDWGLGFEIRDAKSPHWTGASSSSRTFGHFGQSGTFLWIDPDAGAACVALTDRAFGPWAIEAWPAFTDAVLAELRG, encoded by the coding sequence ATGTCGTTGCAGAGCCTGGCGCTGATCGAGAACTGGCCCGTCCCCACCGCCTCCGCGGCCGTCGTCCGCGCGGACGGGGCGGTGCTCGGGACGCACGGTCCGGTCGACCACCGCTTCCCGCTCGCCTCGGTCACCAAGCCGCTGGCCGCCTATGCGGCGCTGGTCGCCTACGAGGAGGGGGCGATCGAGCTGGACGAGCCCGCCGGGCCGCCCGGTTCCACCGTCCGGCATCTGCTCGCCCACACCTCCGGGCTGGCCTTCGACGAGCACCGGGTGACCTCGGCGCCGGGAGAGCGGCGGCTGTACTCGAACGCCGGGTTCGAGGTGCTCGGGGATCATGTGGCCAAGGCGGCGGACATCCCGTTCGGTGAGTACGCCCGGCAGGCGGTGCTGGTGCCGCTCGGCATGACCGCGACCACGCTCGACGGCTCCCCGGCCAAGGACGGCGTCTCGACGGTCGAGGACCTGGCGCGGTTCGCGGCGGAGGTGCAGGCACCGAGGCTGCTGGATCCGCGTACGGTGGCCGAGGCGATGACGGTGCAGTACGCCGGGACCAAGGGCGTGCTGCCCGGCTACGGCCATCAGAACCCCAACGACTGGGGCCTCGGCTTCGAGATCCGCGACGCCAAGTCGCCGCACTGGACGGGCGCTTCGTCCTCCTCCAGGACCTTCGGCCACTTCGGCCAGTCCGGCACCTTCCTGTGGATCGACCCGGACGCCGGCGCGGCCTGCGTCGCCCTGACGGACCGGGCCTTCGGCCCCTGGGCGATCGAGGCCTGGCCGGCCTTCACGGACGCGGTACTGGCGGAGCTGCGCGGCTAG
- a CDS encoding pirin family protein, with translation MDVRRAGERYRGGDPAAGIESLHSFSFGPHYAPDNLRFGALIACNEERLAPGAGFDEHRHSHTEIVTWVVEGELTHRDSTGRTSVIGPGGLQHLSAAGGVRHTERNEGTIPLTFVQMWLAPLEPGGFPAYEAVPALAGSTRYAVPEAGALLHVRRLEARDRTAVPDAPYVYVHVVRGEMLLGGQRLGPGDAARITGGGGLEAEVLRDAELLMWEMGAG, from the coding sequence ATGGATGTACGGCGCGCCGGTGAGCGCTACCGGGGAGGGGACCCGGCCGCCGGGATCGAGTCCCTGCACTCCTTCAGCTTCGGCCCCCACTACGCCCCGGACAACCTCCGCTTCGGCGCGCTGATCGCCTGCAACGAGGAACGGCTCGCGCCCGGTGCGGGTTTCGACGAGCATCGGCACAGCCATACGGAGATCGTCACCTGGGTGGTGGAGGGTGAGCTGACCCACCGCGACTCGACGGGCCGCACCTCGGTGATCGGCCCCGGCGGCCTCCAGCACCTCAGCGCGGCGGGCGGGGTGCGGCACACGGAACGCAACGAGGGCACGATTCCGCTGACCTTCGTCCAGATGTGGCTGGCCCCCCTGGAGCCCGGCGGATTCCCTGCCTACGAGGCCGTCCCCGCCCTCGCGGGCTCCACCCGCTACGCGGTCCCCGAGGCGGGCGCGCTGCTGCACGTACGCCGCCTGGAAGCCAGGGACCGCACGGCGGTGCCGGATGCGCCCTATGTCTATGTTCACGTCGTACGGGGTGAAATGCTCCTGGGCGGGCAGCGGTTGGGCCCGGGGGACGCGGCGCGCATCACCGGGGGCGGGGGCCTGGAGGCGGAGGTGCTACGGGATGCGGAGCTGCTGATGTGGGAGATGGGGGCCGGCTGA